In Juglans microcarpa x Juglans regia isolate MS1-56 chromosome 8D, Jm3101_v1.0, whole genome shotgun sequence, the following are encoded in one genomic region:
- the LOC121243222 gene encoding 26S proteasome regulatory subunit RPN13-like isoform X1, protein MTPIKSLSLSLSLSLSLSLKDTLGRRSIFESSHQLLRKIRGFPREIMLEFRAGKMYFEGKRVVPDSRKGLIRIARGEEGLVHFQWIDRTKNIVEDDQIVFPDEAFFEKVNVSSGRVYILKFYSDDRKFFFWMQEPNADGDSQLCSAVNYHLNQPIEFPGEEDPDPSIPLQVSEDMVEDDISSRAGNLVGPNLGVDVTSEVTSSSGPVKLEDLQRILSNIGPADNAEDSDGGLGLRDILKPDLIMPLIETLPLEQCLTSYLPEGQWTPEDILELLQSPPFCQQVDSFTYVLRTGQIDLSQFGIDPSKYKFTVLSFLEALEDSVSGTSDSEESRQDDKDLRPQSCKRSDAMDESQ, encoded by the exons ATGACTCCtataaaatctctctctctctctctctctctctctctctctctctctctgaaagaCACGCTCGGGAGGCGGAGCATATTTGAATCCAGTCACCAATTACTCAGGAAAATTCGTGGGTTTCCACGG GAAATCATGCTGGAGTTTCGTGCTGGTAAAATGTATTTTGAGGGGAAAAGGGTTGTCCCTGACAGTCGCAAAGGGCTTATTCGCATAGCAAGG GGGGAGGAAGGCTTGGTCCATTTTCAGTGGATTGATCGGACAAAGAATATTGTCGAAGAT GATCAAATAGTATTTCCTGATGAGGCATTTTTTGAGAAG GTTAATGTTTCATCAGGACGGGTGTACATATTGAAGTTCTATAGCGATGACAGGAAGTTCTTTTTTTGGATGCAG GAGCCTAATGCAGATGGTGATTCACAATTATGTAGTGCAGTCAATTACCACCTCAATCAACCAATAG AGTTCCCTGGTGAAGAAGATCCTGATCCTTCCATTCCTTTACAAGTTTCTGAAGATATGGTTGAAGATGATATCTCATCGAG GGCTGGAAACTTGGTAGGCCCAAACTTGGGTGTGGATGTAACTAGTGAAGTCACCTCTTCATCTGGACCAGTGAAATTGGAGGACCTGCAACGAATCTTGAGTAACATTGGGCCTGCAG ATAATGCTGAAGATTCAGATGGAG GCTTGGGACTGAGAGATATTTTGAAGCCTGATTTGATAATGCCGTTGATTGAGACATTGCCATTGGAACAGTGTTTAACATCATACTTACCTGAG GGTCAATGGACTCCAGAGGATATATTGGAGTTGCTGCAGAGTCCACCTTTCTGCCAACAAGTGGATTCATTTACTTAT GTGCTTCGAACTGGACAGATAGATTTGTCTCAGTTTGGTATTGACCCAAGTAAAT ATAAGTTCACTGTTTTATCTTTTCTCGAGGCACTTGAGGATTCTGTTTCCGGGACATCAGATTCTGAGGAGTCGAGGCAAGACGACAAGGATTTGAGACCTCAATCATGTAAGCGGAGTGACGCCATGGATGAGTCCCAATAG
- the LOC121243222 gene encoding 26S proteasome regulatory subunit RPN13-like isoform X2, with protein sequence MGSSSSEVFPKMQEIMLEFRAGKMYFEGKRVVPDSRKGLIRIARGEEGLVHFQWIDRTKNIVEDDQIVFPDEAFFEKVNVSSGRVYILKFYSDDRKFFFWMQEPNADGDSQLCSAVNYHLNQPIEFPGEEDPDPSIPLQVSEDMVEDDISSRAGNLVGPNLGVDVTSEVTSSSGPVKLEDLQRILSNIGPADNAEDSDGGLGLRDILKPDLIMPLIETLPLEQCLTSYLPEGQWTPEDILELLQSPPFCQQVDSFTYVLRTGQIDLSQFGIDPSKYKFTVLSFLEALEDSVSGTSDSEESRQDDKDLRPQSCKRSDAMDESQ encoded by the exons ATGGGTTCGTCTTCATCCgaagtttttccaaaaatgcag GAAATCATGCTGGAGTTTCGTGCTGGTAAAATGTATTTTGAGGGGAAAAGGGTTGTCCCTGACAGTCGCAAAGGGCTTATTCGCATAGCAAGG GGGGAGGAAGGCTTGGTCCATTTTCAGTGGATTGATCGGACAAAGAATATTGTCGAAGAT GATCAAATAGTATTTCCTGATGAGGCATTTTTTGAGAAG GTTAATGTTTCATCAGGACGGGTGTACATATTGAAGTTCTATAGCGATGACAGGAAGTTCTTTTTTTGGATGCAG GAGCCTAATGCAGATGGTGATTCACAATTATGTAGTGCAGTCAATTACCACCTCAATCAACCAATAG AGTTCCCTGGTGAAGAAGATCCTGATCCTTCCATTCCTTTACAAGTTTCTGAAGATATGGTTGAAGATGATATCTCATCGAG GGCTGGAAACTTGGTAGGCCCAAACTTGGGTGTGGATGTAACTAGTGAAGTCACCTCTTCATCTGGACCAGTGAAATTGGAGGACCTGCAACGAATCTTGAGTAACATTGGGCCTGCAG ATAATGCTGAAGATTCAGATGGAG GCTTGGGACTGAGAGATATTTTGAAGCCTGATTTGATAATGCCGTTGATTGAGACATTGCCATTGGAACAGTGTTTAACATCATACTTACCTGAG GGTCAATGGACTCCAGAGGATATATTGGAGTTGCTGCAGAGTCCACCTTTCTGCCAACAAGTGGATTCATTTACTTAT GTGCTTCGAACTGGACAGATAGATTTGTCTCAGTTTGGTATTGACCCAAGTAAAT ATAAGTTCACTGTTTTATCTTTTCTCGAGGCACTTGAGGATTCTGTTTCCGGGACATCAGATTCTGAGGAGTCGAGGCAAGACGACAAGGATTTGAGACCTCAATCATGTAAGCGGAGTGACGCCATGGATGAGTCCCAATAG